From Leopardus geoffroyi isolate Oge1 chromosome B4, O.geoffroyi_Oge1_pat1.0, whole genome shotgun sequence, a single genomic window includes:
- the LOC123591557 gene encoding taste receptor type 2 member 20-like yields MVTALPSIFSIVVIIEFLLGNFANGFIALVNFIDWTKRQKISSVDHILAALAVSRIGLLWVILINWYATFFNPDFYSLEVRIIFQIAWAVSNHFSIWLATSLSIFYLFKIANFSSLIFLRLKWRVKSVVLVMLLGSLFLLFSHVAAVSIYEKVQTEVYEGNGTRKTELRDILQLSNMTLFTLANFIPFGMSLTSFVLLIFSLWKHLKRMQLCDKGSQDPSTKVHIRAMQTVVSFLLLFAGYFFTLTITIWSSNWLQNEFGFLLCQVIGILYPSIHSLLLIRGNKKLRQAFLSFLWQLKC; encoded by the coding sequence ATGGTAACCGCACTACCGAGCATTTTTTCCATCGTGGTAATAATAGAATTTCTCCTAGGAAATTTTGCCAATGGCTTCATAGCACTGGTGAACTTCATTGACTGGACCAAGAGACAAAAGATCTCCTCAGTTGATCACATTCTTGCTGCTCTGGCTGTCTCCAGAATTGGTTTGCTCTGGGTAATATTAATAAATTGGTATGCAACTTTTTTTAATCCGGATTTCTATAGCTTAGaagtaagaattatttttcaaattgccTGGGCAGTAAGCAATCATTTTAGCATCTGGCTGGCTACTAGCCTCagcatattttatttgttcaaaatagCCAACTTCTCCAGCCTTATTTTCCTTCGCCTCAAGTGGAGAGTTAAAAGCGTCGTGCTTGTGATGCTGCTGGGGTCTTTGTTCTTATTGTTTTCTCATGTTGCGGCAGTGAGCATATATGAGAAAGTGCAGACTGAGGTATATGAAGGAAACGGCACAAGGAAGACCGAATTGAGGGACATTTTACAGCTTTCAAATATGACTCTATTCACACTGGCAAACTTCATACCCTTTGGCATGTCCCTGACGTCTTTTGTGCTGTTGATCTTTTCCCTCTGGAAACATCTCAAGCGGATGCAGCTCTGTGATAAGGGATCCCAAGATCCCAGCACCAAGGTCCACATAAGAGCCATGCAGACCGTGGtctcctttctcttgctctttgcCGGTTACTTCTTTACTCTGACGATCACAATTTGGAGTTCTAATTGGCTGCAGAACGAGTTCGGCTTCCTCCTTTGCCAGGTTATTGGAATCCTATATCCTTCAATCCACTCGTTGCTGCTGATTCGGGGAAACAAGAAGCTAAGACAGGCCTTTCTGTCATTTCTGTGGCAGCTGAAGTGCTga